Proteins co-encoded in one Papaver somniferum cultivar HN1 chromosome 5, ASM357369v1, whole genome shotgun sequence genomic window:
- the LOC113280476 gene encoding uncharacterized protein LOC113280476: MGGVKAIRIVVDKYKMDTGHKIAILKNGRTRFTAKCEEDGCAWRIHFGPVNGDTSRFLLKDSNAHSVGFEILLGGDPSLKPRQIMSLFKKTYGSNIKYHHARRGKEAVFEEQYGSYSDFTWYVKEIEETNPDSYVKFEVEDGTSRFHRIFVCYGACKHSYRYLKPMIYLDATFLTGRYRGTLMAATCINGNNEFYPFAFSIVSSKNKDNWFWFLENLQHVVDDRPIVFLSDRHEGLLQGIPKYFPNSHHNYCFYHIKCNLPIGSGDANLKPVLDLFYKAAYSYTPSNFEEALRGMHAIGDGHVANYIRTIPKEKWANVFFPVCRYGAHSSTLAESFNNWVLPFKNFPAFVLLDAIRLKVMEKMSERRILGLETFNTRLTSEYEALLKENIDIGRTWTVVHSMERLYEVRSPRTHSVDLLQKTYSDPTSSMPNTSVINKDKQDQVNLDDQNVMDGTRTTEIDEATIIAAEAICQLDPKEVLLLTQGEESQNETYISIEDLLDNLSETVFVKLEKRLLQNDTI, from the exons ATGGGTGGTGTTAAAGCTATTAGGATTGTTGTCGATAAGTACAAGATGGATACTGGTCACAAGATTGCTATTCTTAAAAATGGCAGAACTCGTTTTACTGCAAAGTGCGAAGAAGATGGTTGTGCTTGGAGGATTCATTTTGGGCCTGTGAATGGTGATACTTCTCGGTTCTTGCTGAAAGATTCTAACGCTCACAG TGTTGGTTTTGAGATCTTATTAGGT GGTGATCCTAGCTTAAAACCCAGACAAATCATGTCACTTTTCAAGAAAacttatgggtccaatattaagtatcaccatgcccgtaGAGGGAAAGAAGCTGTATTTGAAGAACAGTATGGGTCGTATAGCGATTTTACTTGGTATGtcaaagaaattgaagaaactaatccCGATAGCTATGTGAAGTTTGAAGTTGAGGATGGAACCAGTAGATTTCATAGGATATTCGTTTGTTACGGTGCTTGCAAGCATAGCTATAGGTATCTCAAgcccatgatttacttggacgctactttccttactggtagataCAGGGGTACTCTTATGGCTGCAACATGTATCAACGGAAACAATGAGTTTTACCCATTTGCTTTTTCTATTGTTTCTTCTAAAAACAAAgataattggttttggtttctggagAATCTTCAACATGTTGTCGATGATCGTCcgattgttttccttagtgatcgtCATGAAGGACTTTTGCAGggcattccaaaatattttcctaattcacATCACAACTATTGCTTTTACCACATCAAATGCAATCTCCCCATTGGATCAGGTGATGCGAATTTGAAGCCCGttcttgatttgttttacaaagctgCGTACTCTTACACACCATCAAACTTTGAAGAAGCTTTGAGGGGAATGCATGCAATTGGAGATGGACATGTTGCTAACTATATCAGGACTATTCCAAAGGAGAAATGGGCAAATGTGTTTTTCCCTGTATGCAGATATGGTGCTCACTCTTCAACTCTTGCCGAGTCCTTTAACAACTGGGTTCTTCCTTTCAAAAATTTTCCTGCTTTTGTTCTTCTCGATGCGATACg tttgaaggttatggAGAAAATGTCTGAGAGAAGGATACTAGGTCTGGAAACATTCAACACTAGGCTCACTTCTGAATATGAGGCTTTACTAAAGGAAAACATCGacattggtcgtacttggactGTTGTTCATTCCATGGAAAGATTGTATGAAGTCAGGTCTCCCCGAACTCATTCTGTAGATCTATTGCAGAAAACTT attctgatcctacatcttcaaTGCCAAACACAAGTGTAATCAATAAAGATAAACAAGACCAAGTGAACCTTGATGACCAAAATGTGATGGATGGCACTCGAACAACTGAAATTGATGAAGCTACTATAATTGCAGCTGAAGCCATATGTCAGTTGGATCCTAAAGAAGTTCTTTTACTCACACAAGGAGAAGAATCACAGAATGAGACTTATATATCAATTGAGGACCTTCTAGATAACTTGTCTGAAACTGTGTTCGTAAAGCTTGAAAAAAGGTTGTTACAGAACGACACCATCTGA